A part of Desulfofundulus salinus genomic DNA contains:
- a CDS encoding DNA cytosine methyltransferase — protein MASYPRMYKIERLARGEQPRVLDLFSGCGGLSLGFHSAGFQIIGNVEIDPLAARTYARNFHASGGKEQQELHARPRDITCLEPEDCLRELYPNEEPALLVDVIVGGPPCQAFARIGRAKLREVAGHPHAFKMDPRATLYLRFLHYVRILQPVAILMENVPDILNYAGRNIPQEICNILEKLGYVCSYTLLNAVHYGVPQMRERMFLIGLARELDVEPEFPSATHWIDLPAGYEMTRRALKQVARGNNYVEPPAGNFCLKNAVTVREAIGDLPVITAHLEGKLGLGPKPLTVYMPYPDNVDVSEYARLMRNWPGFESSGGIYDHVIRYLPRDYPIFKRMKPGEEYPEAYCRALEIFKEKLEQLRRAGEVIEEGSERYRWLMATTVPPYDPEKFPNKWRKLEPDMPARTLTAHISKDTYSHIHYDSMQARTISVREAARLQSFPDGFRFEGTMNPAFRQIGNAVPPLLAKAIAGTILACLQKSGCRTEYTAASHGAHAGGTQRAGTAAF, from the coding sequence ATGGCCAGTTATCCTCGCATGTACAAAATTGAAAGGCTGGCCAGAGGTGAGCAACCACGTGTGCTGGATTTATTTTCCGGATGCGGTGGTTTGTCGCTGGGATTTCATTCTGCGGGTTTTCAGATTATCGGCAACGTTGAAATAGATCCTCTCGCGGCCCGTACTTATGCACGAAATTTTCACGCCTCCGGAGGAAAAGAGCAACAGGAACTTCATGCCAGGCCCAGAGATATCACATGCCTGGAACCCGAAGATTGTTTGAGGGAACTTTATCCGAATGAGGAACCAGCTTTGCTCGTTGATGTTATAGTGGGCGGACCACCATGTCAGGCTTTTGCCAGGATTGGAAGGGCTAAACTTCGTGAGGTGGCTGGGCATCCTCATGCTTTCAAGATGGACCCCCGTGCTACTCTTTATCTGCGATTTCTGCACTATGTCAGGATACTCCAGCCTGTTGCCATTCTGATGGAAAATGTGCCTGATATTCTGAATTATGCCGGTCGCAATATTCCTCAGGAAATCTGCAATATCCTGGAGAAACTCGGGTATGTCTGTTCTTATACATTGCTAAATGCGGTACATTATGGCGTTCCCCAGATGAGAGAGCGGATGTTTCTTATTGGTCTGGCCAGGGAATTAGATGTTGAACCAGAATTTCCATCTGCCACGCACTGGATCGATCTGCCGGCAGGATATGAGATGACACGAAGGGCATTAAAACAGGTGGCCAGGGGTAATAATTACGTGGAACCGCCAGCGGGAAATTTTTGTTTAAAAAACGCCGTTACTGTTCGGGAAGCTATTGGAGATCTTCCTGTTATAACAGCTCACCTGGAGGGGAAGCTTGGGCTGGGGCCCAAACCATTAACAGTTTATATGCCGTATCCTGACAATGTTGATGTTTCCGAGTATGCCCGACTTATGCGAAACTGGCCCGGGTTTGAAAGTTCGGGTGGAATTTACGACCACGTTATCCGGTATCTACCACGCGACTACCCAATCTTTAAACGAATGAAACCGGGTGAGGAATATCCGGAAGCTTACTGTCGTGCGCTGGAAATATTTAAGGAAAAACTTGAACAACTGCGCAGAGCAGGCGAAGTGATTGAAGAGGGGTCAGAACGCTACAGATGGCTAATGGCAACAACAGTGCCACCTTATGATCCAGAAAAGTTTCCAAATAAATGGCGCAAGCTGGAACCTGATATGCCGGCTCGTACATTGACAGCGCATATAAGCAAAGACACCTATTCTCATATTCATTATGATAGCATGCAGGCACGGACAATTTCGGTCAGGGAAGCAGCACGGTTACAATCTTTCCCGGATGGTTTTCGCTTTGAAGGCACAATGAATCCAGCTTTCCGTCAGATCGGAAATGCTGTTCCACCTCTTCTTGCAAAGGCAATTGCCGGTACCATACTGGCATGTTTACAAAAGTCTGGCTGCAGGACTGAATATACAGCAGCTTCCCACGGTGCTCATGCTGGTGGAACGCAACGAGCTGGAACAGCAGCTTTTTAA
- a CDS encoding bZIP transcription factor has product MKLEMFGHDVGQKCLFQCFKWPDGLELHGDLEVFWRGACPVAIFPLTVADYLEGVLHLHDFPVHFIQSDTGVFRIFVHGEICAVARMAANEPVLTGLHNVWKSLGARYGDVLEMQFSKPEIIHFFHTGLYDSSIGEIAVEILGETFLEQIRNRESNECEKKNEEVNCKFDELIDRKEETKPEIEQMRAEIRRLRTEVALLKHELSKRRTPTGNKSSANYGFSPVKGKMVIETDWQQKARDYLTLRINNDNTIHDGIVNVLSYFSGEVVPEKELMKIMERELHASSESVSAVLHAFPYFVKEDAGWRFDPEIHRRLMTILSSSQSFNHEKLQVNESQTGEKPQPLELPLTLEAFFEGMVQQLKQRGTRKALLSTLDRINDDVIRELDSIASDLIAEEFPVFWLHVAEYFVSRGCYSFATRFYSISEEARKNPACQLAVLFNMVTGERNIYQAVTFLERILTADLMQFLQLCDTGILEDLLKVSIILGYESEMLKVLGEQVKKLTSSNVVKVFLKCAEVGQIEEEDLSGLPENSPLDMIFIDALRMYLPVDAAQNFTEVLTEKAMYSTADALSCARNILLSCVFEGPVNIEGIPEIKETPKMFISSVPVLHNRITARNLRLKKKISQSQAEAVLETGRALGFLERGTEYYTLTEAGLKLQQAEEKGKWLILLSSMVRHAIFQKCINKLLKDGEISAEDVMILSDGTVPGRSFEFKLQYIWLRDVLMELELIEEDEEVLKLKFSKGVGDGNWLFDPVNCSV; this is encoded by the coding sequence ATGAAGCTGGAGATGTTTGGTCATGATGTGGGGCAGAAATGCCTGTTCCAGTGTTTCAAATGGCCGGATGGCCTGGAACTGCATGGTGATTTAGAAGTTTTCTGGAGGGGTGCCTGCCCTGTGGCCATTTTTCCCCTGACGGTAGCCGATTACCTGGAAGGCGTATTGCACCTTCATGATTTCCCTGTACATTTTATCCAGAGTGATACCGGTGTTTTTCGTATCTTTGTTCACGGAGAGATCTGTGCTGTTGCCCGGATGGCAGCGAATGAACCGGTGCTGACGGGATTGCATAATGTCTGGAAAAGCCTGGGTGCCCGGTACGGAGATGTGCTTGAAATGCAGTTTAGTAAGCCGGAGATTATCCACTTTTTCCATACCGGGTTATACGACTCCAGTATAGGGGAAATAGCTGTTGAAATACTGGGAGAGACTTTTCTGGAACAGATACGGAACAGAGAAAGTAATGAATGTGAAAAAAAGAATGAAGAAGTTAACTGTAAATTTGACGAACTGATTGATCGAAAAGAAGAGACTAAACCTGAAATTGAGCAAATGAGGGCGGAAATCCGCCGATTGCGAACTGAAGTGGCGTTGTTAAAGCATGAACTTTCAAAACGCCGCACTCCAACGGGTAACAAAAGCAGCGCAAACTATGGCTTTTCACCGGTTAAAGGAAAAATGGTTATTGAGACTGACTGGCAGCAGAAAGCCCGGGACTACCTGACCCTGAGAATTAATAATGATAACACCATCCATGACGGGATTGTAAATGTACTATCTTATTTTAGTGGAGAAGTTGTGCCTGAAAAAGAGCTGATGAAAATTATGGAGCGGGAATTGCACGCAAGTAGTGAGAGCGTTAGTGCTGTGTTGCATGCCTTCCCATATTTTGTTAAGGAGGACGCTGGCTGGCGGTTTGATCCGGAAATTCACAGAAGATTAATGACGATCCTTTCCAGCAGTCAATCTTTTAATCACGAGAAGCTTCAGGTGAATGAGTCCCAAACAGGGGAGAAGCCACAACCGCTGGAGTTGCCCCTGACGCTGGAAGCCTTTTTCGAGGGTATGGTACAGCAGCTCAAGCAGCGGGGGACACGGAAGGCGCTGTTGTCAACGCTAGACCGCATTAATGATGATGTTATCAGGGAACTGGATAGCATTGCATCAGATCTGATCGCCGAAGAATTTCCCGTTTTCTGGTTACATGTGGCGGAATATTTTGTTTCCCGTGGTTGTTATTCATTTGCCACAAGGTTTTATTCAATCAGTGAAGAAGCCAGAAAGAACCCGGCCTGTCAGCTAGCAGTTTTATTTAACATGGTTACCGGAGAGCGTAACATTTATCAGGCTGTGACATTTTTAGAAAGGATACTGACGGCAGACCTCATGCAATTTTTGCAGCTTTGCGATACGGGTATCCTGGAGGATTTGCTTAAAGTTTCCATCATCCTGGGTTATGAATCAGAAATGCTGAAAGTTTTGGGGGAACAGGTTAAGAAATTAACATCATCAAATGTTGTGAAAGTTTTCCTGAAGTGTGCTGAAGTAGGACAGATTGAAGAAGAGGATCTTTCAGGGTTACCCGAGAATTCTCCGCTGGATATGATATTTATTGATGCTTTACGGATGTATTTACCGGTTGATGCGGCACAGAATTTCACAGAGGTTTTGACAGAGAAAGCAATGTACAGCACAGCAGATGCATTGTCCTGCGCGCGGAATATTCTCTTATCCTGTGTGTTTGAGGGGCCTGTGAATATTGAAGGCATCCCGGAAATTAAGGAAACCCCAAAAATGTTTATTAGTTCTGTACCGGTGTTGCATAACCGTATTACAGCCAGGAACCTTCGTTTAAAAAAGAAGATTTCCCAGTCTCAAGCTGAGGCCGTTCTTGAGACGGGGAGGGCGCTTGGTTTTCTGGAGAGAGGTACAGAATATTATACCCTGACGGAGGCAGGTCTGAAGTTACAGCAGGCAGAGGAAAAAGGTAAGTGGCTGATTCTGTTATCCAGTATGGTACGGCATGCGATATTCCAAAAATGCATTAATAAATTACTAAAAGATGGGGAAATTTCTGCTGAGGATGTGATGATTCTTTCAGATGGTACGGTTCCCGGCAGAAGTTTTGAGTTTAAATTGCAATATATCTGGTTAAGGGATGTTCTTATGGAGCTTGAATTAATAGAGGAAGATGAAGAAGTATTGAAGTTAAAGTTTAGCAAGGGCGTTGGTGATGGGAACTGGCTTTTTGATCCGGTTAATTGCAGTGTATAA
- a CDS encoding RecQ family ATP-dependent DNA helicase: MNYDKLADKIEELLLERGPLNIKELQKLLGRGITDFEINMVLKKGEGQRWQKHGSCWLVDPGFPDETVERMARRLAESGKHKQAAQYYEIMSMRYPDNRFYLVEWSRQLALAGSARAAEASWFLDDKNQEMAVELQNHPAYSTRNGIVLQVAYASLKDTQGMVISLSCLGSDGVQVDRLIDNGATRNPHKAAATRLHTANDMILTTQEAVKLLLDVAGNGFLVVWSPEEKRAVVRLFEDQGLPLPFRIINLSLLMRLMYPGNDCSTPDDYLAGLDAGAGTGLEVLVRLAEMIQLQQCLDRVSLVDEGWLELALAPHCRKHLLNNYSGDVTDGLGFETSGSLKFLRSVVQNYEHRPQQQALINEIYQGLQGGTVLIQAATGTGKTLAIIVAALMHIQNAQQKVVLSTSTVVLQKRFYNTLCTIVTVKKLTVQVVFLAGRSHYLCKRRVNQYLEHGGPWRELLKYWENVTDTGLASEVEAIFMSAGETGGEVLLKECSVQYNECESCTLEQCFHRQARLKAEDAGIVVTNHAVLPFLQSDNSALIVDEAHALEDAFTSSSTSVISFFYGDAVFPEINRIMEQFARVQNIPEGDSVPVNGFLKTTPEFIRLVSLLRDRKFDEKKTRAGGVMNLLNGRLDRYAVWFVKGAQEIQLHVAPLEVKREASLCLKNFSARVLLSATLSTGDKGQYVAERLGLGSDYHYAEYDSPFDLARQATLCIPIELPLASGEYEREYRQEAAGMIIQLAATAGGRTMVIFNSRSRLLLMKEACLPLASSAGLEILVQEEGLSREAIIRKFKDERGVIIFGLRSFAEGVDFPGDQLQCLIIETLPFAGVDEPLVAGRMALYGEDKWFEKYYLPLAVLRFAQACGRLIRTRNDKGIIVVLDKRLAFMDYAEHFKEVIHPIPVQVEPFQDIVGRLNRLIAPNREIPAEGVKEDVSLLPRSCLKDEEYVIYRPEIMAMLYRMGYSGFRPVQEKVVRRILTGKNVMVLMHTGSGKSLCFQLPALMRPGLTLVVTPVVALMKDQVDHLREKGIDCADYLSYTQSKARREEVLYRLLEGQIRLLYVSPERLADESFRRILKQQKIVQLVVDEAHCVWQWGHSFRPEFLRIRDWLAGFGQIPVAAFTATAPPAVLEDICHHLGIKRGEAIVYLAVRKNLYFGVVNFSRFERDEMIAHKLQLLLAMLAADRRPTIVYAASRHRSRVVYNHLMACGIRAALYTGELTGEERTLAQELFFSRQVDVMVATSAFGMGIDRPDVRRVIHFEMPPTLEAYYQEAGRAGRDGEPADCLLFYHKDDIRIQRSLLEKSVIKQNDVKAFAYELNNITWRHSGIVTEDELASRLKNRTDVNINILFYHFERMGWLKRTVLPRTVLISRVDRAKAPVLFSYMKDLPVEVSVQEIARELGQTVQDTVKILTGLMEQGVVHWLARDRQLHLEYTGPYPAEAAREFDYEPVEKFRQLAEEGLTRMVEYAEGSCCRVAAIQEHMGAPVEDTCGNCDYCLGQNLVKQLAAARFAGELWNDEEQVLRLISDTGGRFTKETYIRYLTITHGGWSDEEREYLVSHPAYGSLAYLGYKKVSELIEDMIKAGKLQEKGGRLLPVASDREKVAGAGE; this comes from the coding sequence ATGAACTATGACAAACTTGCCGATAAAATAGAAGAACTACTTCTTGAACGGGGGCCATTGAATATTAAGGAATTGCAGAAGCTGCTGGGACGGGGTATTACAGATTTTGAAATAAACATGGTCCTGAAGAAAGGGGAGGGTCAACGCTGGCAGAAGCATGGTAGTTGCTGGCTGGTTGACCCGGGTTTTCCGGATGAAACTGTAGAGAGGATGGCTCGTCGTCTGGCTGAATCCGGGAAACATAAGCAGGCAGCACAGTATTATGAAATCATGTCCATGCGATATCCTGACAACCGCTTTTACCTGGTTGAATGGAGCCGGCAACTGGCTCTCGCCGGCAGTGCCAGGGCGGCTGAGGCCAGCTGGTTTCTGGATGATAAGAACCAGGAAATGGCAGTAGAGTTGCAAAATCATCCGGCTTACTCCACCAGGAATGGTATTGTCCTGCAGGTTGCCTATGCATCTCTTAAGGATACGCAGGGGATGGTGATCAGTTTGAGCTGCCTGGGGAGTGATGGTGTTCAGGTTGACAGATTGATCGATAACGGAGCAACCCGCAACCCCCATAAAGCTGCTGCCACCCGTCTGCATACGGCCAATGATATGATTCTGACCACTCAGGAAGCAGTTAAATTACTGCTGGATGTGGCTGGCAATGGATTTCTCGTGGTCTGGTCCCCGGAGGAGAAAAGAGCGGTGGTCAGGCTGTTTGAGGATCAGGGGCTACCCCTCCCTTTCAGGATAATCAATCTTTCGTTACTCATGCGACTGATGTATCCGGGTAATGATTGCAGCACGCCGGACGATTACCTGGCTGGCCTGGATGCCGGAGCCGGTACAGGATTGGAAGTACTGGTCAGACTGGCAGAGATGATTCAACTTCAACAGTGTCTTGACAGGGTTAGCCTGGTTGATGAAGGGTGGCTGGAACTGGCTCTGGCACCCCACTGCAGAAAACATTTGCTGAATAACTACTCCGGGGATGTTACAGATGGGCTGGGATTTGAAACATCAGGCAGTCTTAAGTTCCTGCGGAGTGTGGTGCAGAATTATGAACATCGTCCGCAACAGCAGGCTTTAATCAATGAAATTTATCAGGGTTTACAGGGGGGGACTGTTCTAATTCAGGCTGCCACAGGAACGGGAAAAACATTGGCCATTATAGTTGCTGCTTTAATGCACATTCAGAATGCACAACAAAAAGTGGTTTTATCCACCAGTACCGTGGTACTGCAAAAGCGATTTTATAATACATTGTGTACCATCGTTACCGTAAAAAAACTAACTGTTCAGGTGGTTTTCCTGGCAGGCCGGAGCCATTATCTGTGCAAACGCCGGGTAAATCAATACCTGGAACATGGTGGGCCGTGGAGAGAGTTATTGAAATATTGGGAAAATGTAACAGACACTGGCCTGGCGTCAGAAGTGGAGGCCATATTCATGAGTGCCGGTGAGACCGGTGGAGAAGTTTTATTGAAAGAATGCTCTGTGCAATATAACGAGTGTGAAAGCTGTACTCTTGAACAATGTTTCCACAGGCAGGCGCGTCTAAAGGCTGAAGATGCCGGGATTGTTGTTACCAATCATGCCGTACTACCCTTTCTACAGTCAGATAACTCAGCTCTGATTGTGGATGAGGCCCATGCCCTGGAGGATGCCTTTACTTCCTCCAGTACCAGCGTGATCAGCTTTTTTTATGGAGATGCAGTGTTCCCGGAGATAAACAGAATCATGGAGCAATTTGCCCGGGTGCAGAATATACCGGAGGGCGATTCTGTTCCTGTAAACGGGTTTTTAAAAACCACCCCGGAATTCATACGACTGGTCTCCCTCCTCAGGGACCGGAAATTTGACGAAAAGAAAACCCGGGCCGGAGGGGTTATGAACCTCCTCAATGGCCGGCTGGACAGATATGCTGTATGGTTTGTTAAGGGAGCACAGGAAATTCAGCTACATGTTGCTCCCCTTGAAGTGAAGAGGGAAGCCAGCCTCTGTCTCAAGAATTTTTCCGCCCGCGTACTTCTGTCCGCAACACTGTCGACCGGGGATAAGGGCCAGTATGTGGCTGAACGCCTGGGTCTGGGTAGTGACTATCATTACGCCGAGTACGATTCACCTTTCGACCTGGCCCGGCAGGCGACTCTCTGTATACCCATCGAACTGCCATTGGCCAGCGGGGAGTATGAGAGGGAATACCGGCAGGAGGCAGCGGGTATGATTATCCAGCTGGCTGCCACCGCCGGGGGGCGAACAATGGTGATTTTTAACAGTCGCAGTCGTTTGCTGTTAATGAAGGAAGCCTGCCTTCCTCTTGCCAGCAGTGCCGGTCTGGAGATTCTGGTCCAGGAAGAAGGACTTTCCCGGGAGGCCATAATCCGAAAGTTCAAAGATGAGCGAGGCGTGATTATTTTCGGCCTGCGTTCCTTTGCCGAAGGGGTGGACTTTCCTGGTGACCAGTTGCAGTGTTTAATTATCGAAACACTCCCATTTGCGGGGGTGGATGAACCTCTGGTGGCCGGCCGCATGGCCCTTTACGGTGAGGATAAATGGTTTGAAAAATATTACTTACCTCTGGCTGTTCTGCGCTTTGCCCAGGCCTGCGGTCGACTGATCCGCACCAGAAACGACAAGGGAATAATTGTGGTGCTGGATAAACGTCTGGCCTTTATGGATTATGCAGAGCATTTTAAGGAGGTAATTCACCCGATACCGGTTCAGGTTGAACCGTTTCAGGACATTGTGGGTAGGCTTAACAGGCTTATCGCACCCAACAGGGAGATACCTGCAGAAGGGGTAAAGGAAGATGTGAGTTTACTGCCCCGTTCCTGTTTAAAGGATGAGGAATATGTAATCTATCGACCGGAAATAATGGCCATGCTTTACCGGATGGGGTACAGCGGATTCAGACCTGTTCAGGAGAAAGTTGTTCGCCGAATTCTGACAGGGAAAAATGTGATGGTGCTGATGCATACCGGCTCAGGCAAATCTCTTTGCTTTCAATTACCGGCCCTGATGCGACCCGGTCTCACTCTGGTGGTGACCCCGGTGGTTGCACTGATGAAAGATCAGGTGGATCATCTAAGGGAAAAGGGAATTGACTGTGCAGATTATCTTTCATATACCCAGAGTAAGGCCAGAAGGGAGGAGGTATTGTATCGTCTGCTGGAAGGGCAAATCAGGCTACTTTACGTTTCGCCTGAACGCCTTGCCGACGAATCATTTCGCAGGATCCTGAAGCAACAGAAGATAGTTCAACTGGTGGTGGATGAGGCTCATTGTGTGTGGCAGTGGGGCCACTCCTTCCGTCCGGAATTTTTGCGTATCAGGGACTGGCTGGCCGGGTTTGGCCAGATTCCTGTTGCGGCCTTTACGGCCACAGCACCTCCAGCGGTACTGGAGGACATATGCCATCACCTGGGCATTAAACGGGGTGAAGCCATTGTATACCTGGCAGTAAGAAAGAATTTATATTTCGGGGTGGTTAATTTTTCCCGCTTTGAACGGGATGAAATGATTGCCCACAAGTTACAGCTGCTGCTGGCGATGCTGGCAGCGGATAGGCGGCCCACCATTGTGTATGCAGCTTCCCGCCACCGTTCCCGGGTGGTATATAACCACCTGATGGCCTGCGGGATCAGGGCGGCTCTTTATACCGGAGAATTGACCGGTGAAGAAAGGACCCTTGCCCAGGAGCTTTTCTTCAGCCGGCAGGTAGATGTGATGGTTGCCACCAGTGCCTTTGGCATGGGTATTGACCGGCCTGACGTGCGGCGGGTGATTCACTTTGAGATGCCCCCCACCCTGGAGGCTTATTATCAGGAGGCGGGCCGGGCGGGCAGGGATGGGGAACCTGCCGATTGCCTGCTTTTTTATCACAAGGATGATATCAGAATACAAAGGTCATTGCTGGAAAAGAGCGTTATCAAGCAGAATGATGTAAAGGCTTTTGCTTATGAATTGAATAATATTACCTGGCGGCACTCAGGAATTGTGACAGAAGATGAGCTGGCCAGCAGACTGAAAAACAGAACAGACGTTAATATCAACATTTTGTTTTACCACTTTGAACGCATGGGCTGGTTGAAAAGAACTGTATTGCCCCGTACAGTGCTCATATCCCGCGTGGACCGGGCAAAGGCGCCAGTTCTTTTCAGCTATATGAAGGATTTGCCGGTGGAGGTATCTGTGCAGGAAATCGCCCGGGAGCTGGGCCAGACGGTACAGGATACCGTAAAAATACTGACTGGATTGATGGAGCAGGGTGTTGTGCACTGGCTGGCGCGGGACCGGCAGTTACATTTGGAATATACAGGTCCCTATCCTGCAGAAGCAGCCAGGGAATTTGATTACGAGCCTGTGGAAAAGTTCAGACAGCTGGCCGAGGAAGGACTGACCAGGATGGTTGAGTACGCAGAGGGGAGTTGTTGCCGGGTAGCAGCTATTCAGGAGCACATGGGGGCCCCTGTGGAAGATACTTGCGGCAACTGTGATTACTGTCTGGGGCAGAACCTGGTTAAACAACTGGCTGCTGCCCGTTTTGCGGGAGAGTTGTGGAATGATGAGGAACAAGTGCTCCGGTTGATATCAGATACAGGGGGGAGATTTACAAAGGAAACATACATCAGGTATCTGACCATAACCCACGGGGGTTGGTCTGATGAGGAACGTGAATATCTGGTATCTCACCCGGCGTATGGTAGTCTGGCCTATCTTGGTTATAAAAAGGTATCGGAACTGATTGAGGACATGATTAAGGCGGGGAAATTACAGGAAAAGGGTGGGAGATTGTTACCGGTGGCTTCTGACCGGGAGAAGGTGGCAGGTGCGGGTGAATGA
- a CDS encoding phospholipase D-like domain-containing protein: MASSVWNEGLSGLRKETLESLDLLLRILPAQKIKLLADALEKGRLHHHSPSVSVASELDISGQALGAAVRFLRSASDSLVLCTALRTASYFLNVANREKERVDLVWTGPVNISIPARSTREILCEMAERATRSIDLVGYSLTSGCESIIEALARARRRGVQRIRILADRLEQRLPVLNAMWPEDVTPPEYFTRPEDSSDPMTSLHAKLMLVDDRDLLVTSANLTYHGLGANIEVGLRVTGKTGQKVAELLNSLIGRGEVRKITAQGEDHEL; the protein is encoded by the coding sequence ATGGCTTCTTCAGTATGGAATGAAGGGTTGAGCGGTTTGCGAAAGGAAACGCTTGAATCCCTGGATTTATTGTTACGCATTCTCCCTGCACAAAAAATCAAGTTGCTGGCAGATGCGCTTGAAAAGGGCCGGTTGCACCACCACTCTCCTTCAGTGTCTGTTGCCAGTGAACTGGATATTTCCGGTCAGGCACTGGGTGCTGCAGTCAGATTTCTCCGCTCGGCATCTGACTCCCTGGTGCTCTGCACTGCTCTGCGTACCGCCAGTTATTTTTTGAATGTGGCCAACAGAGAGAAGGAAAGGGTGGATCTTGTCTGGACAGGTCCGGTAAATATATCCATACCGGCACGTTCCACCAGGGAAATATTGTGTGAAATGGCGGAGCGGGCCACCCGGTCCATCGACCTGGTTGGTTATTCTCTGACATCAGGTTGTGAAAGCATAATTGAAGCACTGGCAAGAGCCCGCCGGCGCGGAGTTCAGCGTATCAGAATTCTTGCTGATCGCCTGGAACAGCGTTTACCTGTTCTCAATGCCATGTGGCCGGAGGACGTTACCCCGCCCGAATATTTCACCAGACCGGAGGATTCCAGCGATCCGATGACCTCGCTGCATGCCAAGCTGATGCTTGTTGATGATAGGGATCTGCTGGTAACTTCCGCAAATCTTACCTATCACGGGCTAGGTGCAAATATAGAGGTGGGTCTGCGGGTAACAGGAAAAACAGGCCAGAAGGTTGCGGAATTACTTAACTCTCTGATAGGTCGTGGAGAGGTTCGGAAGATTACCGCCCAGGGTGAAGACCATGAACTATGA
- the drmB gene encoding DUF1998 domain-containing protein, with translation MTEIPGKIRPSQLISTFGPGAIVDLPDDSVMIIGIDEWPYGDVILEPRLQKILGVMEFYAPKNEGKFDVPCISFPTYRVCVKCHRLSNRFPVTGQNRLPRCNCGGKTHPARLIVACDRGHIEDFPWILWAHQDGKVCSQPELYLNGTWTTGSLKGLVVKCKTCGLEHDLGGATGASHVFSRCNGRRPWLGRDCDESDCDSKPRGLLRGASNVYFPVVVSAVSIPPWTDPRMQRLEKKWSDIENWLEEGVTLDQIARVYFKGMSIEEVEQIIGMRKNASISTDLKWDEWLKLSTCNNENDENFTASPGEVPVRYSDFIEKIVLISRLREVRVLRGFTRIEPPGEDSEASFAWLSRERTDWLPAVETRGEGIFIILDKQRIERWENIDKVQERVKVLNKNYNRWLRERQKNDYKWVEITPRFVFLHTLAHLLIRQLSLECGYSSSSLRERIYADNEMRGILIYTATPDSDGSLGGLVMQGEPERFAGIMDGLLEDVVVCSSDPLCAEHDPAATGSFNAAACHACTLISETSCEKSNRLLDRALVMDLPMVTGYGFFSME, from the coding sequence GTGACGGAAATACCGGGGAAAATCAGGCCCAGTCAGTTAATTTCTACCTTCGGTCCGGGAGCAATTGTGGATCTGCCAGATGATTCGGTGATGATCATCGGTATAGATGAATGGCCCTACGGGGACGTCATTTTAGAGCCCAGACTGCAAAAGATACTGGGGGTTATGGAGTTTTATGCCCCGAAAAATGAAGGTAAATTTGATGTGCCCTGTATTTCTTTTCCCACCTACCGGGTATGTGTCAAATGCCATCGCCTGAGCAACAGGTTTCCTGTGACAGGTCAGAATAGATTGCCACGTTGCAACTGTGGGGGTAAAACCCACCCGGCCAGATTAATTGTGGCCTGCGACCGGGGACATATTGAAGATTTTCCCTGGATTTTGTGGGCTCATCAGGATGGGAAGGTATGTTCTCAGCCGGAACTTTACCTTAATGGTACCTGGACCACCGGCTCCCTGAAGGGTCTGGTGGTTAAATGCAAAACCTGTGGTTTGGAACATGACCTGGGGGGTGCTACCGGGGCCTCACATGTATTTTCCCGGTGTAACGGCAGACGTCCCTGGCTGGGGCGGGATTGTGACGAAAGCGATTGCGATAGCAAACCACGGGGTCTGTTAAGAGGTGCTTCCAATGTTTATTTTCCGGTGGTGGTCAGTGCTGTTTCCATTCCCCCCTGGACTGACCCCCGGATGCAGAGACTGGAAAAAAAGTGGTCAGATATTGAGAATTGGCTTGAAGAGGGTGTCACATTGGATCAGATTGCCCGGGTTTACTTTAAGGGAATGTCCATCGAGGAAGTTGAACAAATAATTGGGATGCGTAAAAATGCCAGTATTTCCACTGATCTGAAATGGGATGAATGGCTGAAGCTTTCCACCTGCAATAATGAGAATGATGAGAACTTCACCGCCAGTCCTGGTGAGGTTCCTGTAAGATACAGTGATTTTATAGAAAAAATTGTGCTGATCAGCCGCCTGCGGGAGGTACGGGTACTGCGGGGTTTTACCAGGATTGAGCCCCCGGGGGAGGACAGTGAGGCCTCCTTTGCCTGGCTCAGCCGGGAAAGAACTGATTGGCTTCCTGCAGTGGAAACCCGGGGGGAAGGTATTTTCATTATACTGGATAAACAGCGTATCGAACGATGGGAAAATATCGACAAAGTGCAGGAGAGGGTTAAAGTTCTTAATAAGAACTATAACCGCTGGTTAAGGGAAAGACAGAAGAATGATTATAAATGGGTTGAAATAACTCCGCGTTTTGTGTTTTTACATACCCTGGCCCATCTGCTGATCCGGCAGCTATCACTGGAGTGTGGTTATTCCAGCTCTTCCTTAAGAGAACGTATATACGCTGATAATGAGATGAGGGGTATTTTAATTTATACTGCTACCCCTGATTCAGATGGCAGTCTGGGCGGCCTTGTTATGCAGGGAGAACCGGAGAGGTTTGCCGGTATAATGGATGGTTTACTGGAAGATGTCGTCGTGTGTTCTTCTGATCCCCTCTGTGCCGAACATGACCCCGCAGCAACGGGTAGTTTCAATGCTGCTGCCTGTCATGCCTGCACTTTAATTTCCGAGACTTCCTGTGAGAAATCCAACCGTCTGCTGGACCGGGCACTGGTTATGGATCTACCGATGGTAACCGGTTATGGCTTCTTCAGTATGGAATGA